Proteins encoded together in one Deinococcus hopiensis KR-140 window:
- a CDS encoding LacI family DNA-binding transcriptional regulator gives MRKPTIQDVARQAGVGVGTVSRVLNNHAAVKGVTRETVLKAIADLDYTPNPHARRIAGGKSYTISVLLPVLTTEFYVRLLDGLEHAFQEARYDVAIFPLLDRSRLERYLRSHTLAYQADGLVMATYNLTQLLTERQVRTQQPTVLVDAHAEDSDCAYMDNVTGGRMAGEYAVTLPGNLHAIWVETELDQLFTTRVFEERRAGFMEAVQAGGRQVKAEYTSSFDTLAARNVATALLDGAEFPCTVFASADLLAGVLLDEVQARGLTPGKDVYVIGFDDQPWAAARGLTTLHQPVEQMGYEGAQLLLTRLSGHRGPPRARRFEPRLVVRTSA, from the coding sequence ATGCGCAAACCCACGATTCAGGATGTCGCCCGTCAGGCAGGAGTGGGGGTCGGCACCGTTTCCCGGGTGCTGAACAACCACGCGGCCGTTAAGGGCGTGACCCGCGAGACGGTCTTAAAGGCCATCGCGGACCTTGACTACACCCCCAACCCGCACGCCCGGCGCATCGCGGGCGGCAAAAGCTACACCATCAGCGTCCTGTTGCCCGTGCTGACCACCGAGTTCTACGTGCGCCTGCTCGACGGGCTGGAGCACGCCTTTCAGGAAGCCCGCTACGACGTGGCGATCTTTCCGCTGCTGGACCGCTCCCGGCTGGAGCGCTACCTGCGCTCGCACACGCTGGCGTATCAGGCCGACGGGCTGGTTATGGCGACGTACAACCTCACCCAGCTGCTCACCGAGCGGCAGGTGCGGACCCAACAGCCGACGGTCCTGGTGGATGCCCACGCCGAGGACTCCGACTGCGCCTACATGGACAACGTGACGGGCGGGCGCATGGCCGGCGAATACGCGGTGACCCTGCCCGGAAACCTGCACGCCATCTGGGTGGAAACCGAACTGGACCAGCTGTTTACCACGCGCGTCTTCGAGGAGCGCCGCGCCGGATTTATGGAGGCCGTGCAGGCGGGGGGCCGCCAGGTCAAGGCCGAGTACACCTCCAGCTTCGATACCCTGGCCGCCCGCAATGTCGCGACGGCCCTGCTGGACGGAGCCGAGTTTCCCTGCACCGTCTTTGCCTCCGCCGATCTACTCGCGGGCGTGCTCCTCGACGAGGTGCAGGCACGGGGCCTGACTCCAGGCAAGGACGTGTATGTGATCGGCTTTGACGATCAGCCCTGGGCCGCCGCCCGGGGCCTGACCACCCTGCACCAGCCCGTCGAGCAGATGGGCTACGAGGGGGCCCAGCTGCTGCTCACCCGCCTGAGCGGCCACCGGGGACCGCCCCGCGCCCGCCGCTTCGAACCCCGCCTGGTGGTAAGGACGAGCGCGTAA
- a CDS encoding copper chaperone PCu(A)C, producing the protein MSRPTPLITSMALAAALLPAVAQHTGHTPPAPPKPASPAAPLSLTVRGARVVAVPPGVTETSAFMTLKNTGAAPVVLTRAMGEVAGSAMLMSTRRDAKGLTGMRMVPTLTVPGRGTLTLSESGDHVMLMDLKRPLKVGETLRLRLETLDGHRLNVQAVVRKP; encoded by the coding sequence ATGTCCAGACCCACCCCCCTGATTACCTCGATGGCCCTCGCGGCGGCCCTGTTGCCCGCTGTGGCGCAGCACACGGGCCATACCCCCCCAGCGCCGCCCAAACCCGCGTCCCCCGCCGCTCCGCTTTCCCTGACCGTACGCGGGGCGCGCGTGGTCGCTGTGCCTCCCGGCGTAACCGAGACGAGCGCTTTTATGACCCTGAAGAACACTGGAGCCGCCCCCGTGGTGCTGACCCGGGCGATGGGTGAGGTGGCGGGAAGCGCGATGCTCATGAGTACCCGGCGGGACGCGAAGGGCCTCACGGGAATGCGGATGGTGCCTACCCTGACTGTGCCAGGCCGGGGAACGCTGACCCTCAGCGAGAGTGGCGATCACGTTATGCTGATGGACCTGAAGCGGCCCCTCAAGGTGGGTGAAACGCTGCGCCTGCGGCTGGAGACGCTGGACGGCCACCGCCTGAACGTGCAGGCCGTGGTTCGCAAGCCCTGA
- a CDS encoding SCO family protein: MTDLPTPTFLPARPWYVSALWAALAVVLVLGGAWTFARLRSPFPFYGTAYTPARTAQSLTGIDQNGRPWAFQPGQTGKATALFFGFTHCANICPLTLAYLNKARSALPEAERSKLDIVLVSVDPERDTPARLKDYVQFFGKGAGVRIPEPELSRVARAYGVAYQKAGVTGPQTYQINHTTASYLIDASGKLRVLWDYTQLPQVERVVRDLRFVLENPS, encoded by the coding sequence GTGACTGACCTGCCCACTCCCACTTTCCTTCCAGCCCGGCCCTGGTACGTCTCGGCGTTGTGGGCGGCGCTGGCTGTGGTGCTGGTGCTGGGCGGGGCCTGGACCTTCGCCCGCCTGCGCAGTCCCTTTCCCTTTTACGGAACGGCCTACACGCCCGCCCGCACGGCCCAGTCCCTGACAGGCATCGACCAGAACGGCCGTCCCTGGGCCTTCCAGCCGGGGCAGACCGGAAAGGCCACCGCCCTCTTTTTCGGCTTCACCCACTGCGCCAACATCTGCCCGCTGACGCTGGCGTACCTCAACAAGGCGCGCTCGGCACTCCCGGAGGCCGAGCGGAGCAAGCTCGACATCGTGCTTGTCAGCGTGGACCCGGAACGTGATACGCCGGCCCGGCTGAAGGACTACGTGCAATTTTTCGGCAAGGGGGCTGGCGTGCGGATCCCTGAACCCGAACTCTCACGGGTGGCGCGGGCGTACGGCGTGGCGTACCAGAAGGCCGGTGTGACGGGGCCACAGACCTATCAGATCAATCACACCACCGCCTCGTACCTGATCGACGCTTCCGGCAAGTTGCGCGTGCTGTGGGACTACACGCAGCTGCCGCAGGTGGAGCGGGTGGTGCGCGACCTGCGCTTCGTTCTGGAGAACCCGTCGTGA
- a CDS encoding cytochrome c oxidase assembly protein, whose product MSAPLNLNPGLGELLALRFDVGVWLPVLVVSGLYLWRYAQVRRTPQGQARWPIWKVVLFLLGLALLLLATQSRAVTMTRNSMALYMTRLMVLAEVVPPLLVLGVSRGVELDPRGALGRMLGVLLDPWVALAVWAAVIIFWNVPAGFNASVVTNTASALLPALYLLSSLLVWSVVLRPLPAVQQAHIGARGWFGLLAALPMMSVAAVWLYSPQVLYTPYASALCLWNLTPLQNQQISGWIMMLAGLPAMGLAFIQLMAWLIRLADGEGASAGE is encoded by the coding sequence GTGAGCGCTCCCCTCAACCTCAATCCCGGCCTGGGCGAATTGCTGGCCCTGCGCTTCGACGTGGGGGTATGGCTGCCCGTTCTGGTTGTGAGCGGCCTTTACCTGTGGCGCTACGCCCAGGTCAGGCGTACCCCCCAAGGGCAGGCCCGCTGGCCCATCTGGAAGGTGGTCCTCTTCCTGCTGGGCCTGGCGCTGCTGCTCCTCGCCACCCAGAGCCGGGCCGTAACGATGACCCGCAACAGCATGGCCCTGTACATGACACGCCTGATGGTGCTGGCCGAAGTCGTGCCGCCGCTGCTGGTGCTGGGTGTGTCCCGCGGTGTGGAGCTGGACCCGCGCGGCGCGCTGGGGCGGATGCTGGGCGTGCTGCTCGATCCCTGGGTGGCGCTGGCGGTGTGGGCCGCCGTCATCATCTTCTGGAACGTTCCCGCCGGGTTTAATGCGTCCGTCGTTACAAATACGGCTTCCGCGTTGCTGCCCGCGCTGTACCTGCTGAGTAGCCTGCTCGTGTGGAGCGTGGTGTTGCGGCCCCTGCCCGCCGTACAGCAGGCGCACATCGGCGCTCGCGGGTGGTTCGGACTGCTCGCAGCCCTACCGATGATGTCTGTGGCGGCCGTATGGCTGTATTCGCCGCAGGTGCTGTACACGCCTTACGCCTCTGCGCTGTGTTTGTGGAACCTGACGCCGCTGCAAAACCAGCAGATCAGCGGGTGGATCATGATGCTGGCGGGACTGCCGGCGATGGGGCTGGCGTTTATTCAGCTGATGGCGTGGTTGATTCGGCTGGCGGATGGAGAAGGGGCTTCGGCCGGGGAGTAG
- the hisD gene encoding histidinol dehydrogenase has translation MQIFQGDAARAALTRSFDEIPVPSHVLDRNEALFGERLTPTQVVERILADVRARGDEALRDWTGRLDGIRPQSLEVSREEIEAAQIDPALHGAVRLAVRRVRAFYQQQPAHGFLEHGPDGALGQLVRPLGRVGVYVPGGLAPLISTLIHTAVPAQVAGVSEIVVATPPSKDGSVNPAILVAAREVGIERVFRVGGAQAIAALAYGTETVPAVDKIAGPGNLFVVIAKRLVYGQTGIESLPGPTETLVVADDSASPRFVAADLLAQAEHLGAEPVLVSTSQDLLVEVQNQLNGQLEALPEPNRTWARESVAERMKVVLAADLGEALDLANLYAPEHLCLLTRDPWSLLGQVRRAGGVFVGEASMEALGDYVAGPSHVMPTGGTARFMSPVNVRDFQNIISVVGVNEATLRRIGPAAALLARAEGLEAHARAIESRLLPEVPDARPEETLEAVGGTVDGEV, from the coding sequence ATGCAAATCTTTCAAGGTGACGCCGCCCGCGCGGCCCTGACCCGTTCCTTCGACGAGATTCCCGTGCCCAGTCACGTGCTGGACCGCAACGAGGCGCTGTTCGGCGAACGCCTCACGCCCACGCAGGTGGTGGAACGCATTCTCGCCGACGTCAGGGCCCGGGGTGACGAGGCCCTGCGCGACTGGACTGGACGGCTGGACGGCATCCGCCCACAGTCGCTGGAAGTCTCGCGCGAGGAGATTGAGGCGGCGCAGATTGACCCTGCCCTGCACGGCGCGGTTCGCCTGGCAGTTCGGCGTGTGCGCGCCTTCTACCAGCAGCAGCCCGCCCACGGCTTTCTGGAACATGGGCCGGATGGAGCACTCGGTCAACTCGTGCGCCCGCTCGGACGGGTGGGCGTCTACGTGCCCGGCGGCCTCGCGCCCCTCATCAGCACCCTGATTCACACAGCGGTGCCCGCGCAGGTGGCGGGGGTATCCGAGATCGTCGTCGCCACGCCCCCCTCAAAGGACGGCAGCGTCAACCCGGCCATTCTCGTCGCCGCGCGGGAAGTGGGCATTGAGCGGGTCTTCCGGGTAGGCGGCGCGCAGGCCATTGCCGCCCTGGCCTACGGAACGGAAACTGTGCCCGCCGTGGACAAGATCGCGGGGCCGGGAAACCTGTTCGTCGTGATCGCCAAGCGGCTGGTGTACGGCCAGACGGGGATCGAGAGCCTCCCCGGTCCGACGGAAACCCTGGTGGTCGCCGACGACAGCGCTTCCCCCCGCTTCGTGGCTGCCGACCTGCTGGCCCAGGCCGAACACCTGGGGGCCGAGCCCGTGCTCGTGTCCACCAGCCAGGACCTGCTGGTGGAGGTGCAAAACCAGCTGAATGGACAGCTCGAAGCCCTGCCCGAACCCAACCGCACCTGGGCGCGCGAGAGCGTGGCGGAGCGGATGAAGGTGGTCCTGGCGGCGGACCTCGGCGAAGCCCTGGACCTCGCCAACCTGTACGCGCCCGAGCACCTGTGCCTGCTGACCCGCGATCCCTGGAGCCTGCTGGGGCAGGTGCGCCGCGCCGGGGGCGTTTTTGTGGGCGAGGCCAGCATGGAGGCCCTGGGCGACTATGTGGCCGGTCCCAGCCACGTCATGCCCACCGGCGGCACCGCGCGCTTTATGAGCCCGGTCAACGTGCGCGACTTTCAGAACATCATCTCGGTGGTGGGCGTCAACGAGGCCACCCTGCGCCGCATCGGCCCCGCGGCTGCCCTCCTCGCCCGCGCCGAGGGCCTGGAAGCCCACGCCCGTGCCATCGAGAGCCGCCTACTTCCTGAAGTGCCGGACGCGAGGCCGGAGGAAACGCTGGAGGCGGTGGGGGGAACGGTCGACGGGGAGGTGTAG
- a CDS encoding phosphopentomutase: MLLNIIVLDSVGVGELPDAAQFGDVGAHTLNHTLEVAPQTLPNLARLGLGRIPTVQTSPQSIPAGDVQGAFGRMREVSPGKDTSTGHWEFMGVQLQHAFQVFPEGFPPAVMERFDAATGRGHLCNRPYSGTDVIRDYGEEHRRTGFPIVYTSADSVFQIAAHEDLVALETLYEWCRAAREILQGEFAVARVIARPFRGEFPFERANEHRKDFSLTPPHTVLDALKEAGRDVVGIGKIPDIYDHQGFTEEIHTDNNADGIGKTLARMRAGGDGLIFTNLVDFDAKFGHRRDPAGYSGALAEFDAALPELLAAVPQGGALIIVSDHGNDPTWHGTDHTREHGLLLAYRPGIAAVDLGERVTFADLGATAAEALGAGWDGPGESFWPQLK; the protein is encoded by the coding sequence ATGCTCCTGAACATCATCGTGCTCGATTCCGTGGGGGTGGGCGAATTGCCCGACGCCGCCCAATTTGGCGACGTGGGCGCACACACCCTCAACCACACGCTGGAAGTGGCCCCACAGACCCTGCCGAATCTCGCGCGCCTGGGCCTGGGGCGTATTCCCACGGTACAGACCTCGCCCCAGAGCATTCCGGCGGGTGACGTTCAGGGTGCGTTCGGCCGGATGCGCGAGGTGAGCCCCGGCAAGGACACGAGCACCGGTCACTGGGAATTTATGGGCGTGCAGCTTCAGCACGCCTTCCAGGTCTTCCCCGAAGGCTTTCCCCCGGCCGTGATGGAGCGCTTCGACGCCGCCACGGGCCGGGGCCACCTGTGCAACAGGCCGTACAGCGGCACCGACGTGATCCGCGACTACGGCGAGGAACACCGCCGCACCGGCTTCCCCATCGTGTACACCAGCGCCGACTCCGTCTTCCAGATCGCCGCGCATGAGGACCTGGTGGCGCTGGAAACGCTCTACGAGTGGTGCCGCGCCGCCCGCGAGATTTTGCAGGGTGAGTTTGCCGTGGCCCGCGTGATCGCCCGGCCCTTCCGGGGCGAATTCCCCTTCGAACGGGCCAATGAACACCGCAAGGACTTCTCGCTGACTCCACCGCACACCGTGCTGGACGCCCTGAAAGAGGCGGGCCGGGACGTGGTCGGCATCGGCAAGATTCCCGATATCTATGACCACCAGGGCTTCACCGAGGAGATTCACACCGACAACAACGCGGACGGAATTGGGAAGACCCTGGCGCGGATGCGGGCGGGCGGGGACGGGCTGATCTTTACCAATCTGGTGGACTTCGATGCCAAATTCGGCCACCGTCGCGATCCTGCTGGGTATAGCGGGGCGCTCGCCGAGTTTGACGCGGCCCTGCCGGAACTGCTGGCGGCGGTGCCGCAAGGGGGAGCGCTGATCATCGTCTCGGACCACGGCAACGATCCCACCTGGCACGGCACGGACCACACCCGCGAACATGGCCTGCTGCTGGCCTACCGTCCTGGCATCGCGGCGGTGGACCTGGGCGAGCGGGTCACCTTCGCGGACCTGGGGGCCACCGCCGCCGAAGCCCTGGGTGCGGGCTGGGACGGGCCGGGGGAGAGCTTCTGGCCGCAGCTGAAATGA
- a CDS encoding cation:proton antiporter has protein sequence MRGPALAFALLSTGLSTGLAGVGVMGLLHLFGLLVPRISGLLCGALISSTGPVAVLGTLKQTRVPRRTETVVACESLFNDGVAFAVLAGIQDMGMVRKRTRGACWPSCCAGRWGPSATSPFVR, from the coding sequence TTGCGCGGTCCGGCGCTGGCCTTCGCGCTGCTGTCCACGGGCCTCTCCACCGGACTCGCGGGGGTAGGCGTGATGGGTCTGCTCCACCTCTTCGGGCTGCTGGTTCCCCGGATCTCCGGCCTGCTGTGCGGCGCGCTGATCAGTTCCACCGGTCCGGTGGCTGTGCTGGGCACGCTCAAACAGACGCGGGTGCCCCGGCGCACCGAGACGGTGGTGGCGTGCGAAAGTCTGTTCAACGACGGGGTGGCCTTTGCGGTGCTGGCGGGGATTCAGGACATGGGGATGGTCCGCAAACGGACGCGGGGAGCGTGCTGGCCTTCTTGCTGCGCGGGGCGCTGGGGGCCTTCGGCGACGTCGCCCTTCGTGCGGTGA
- the lptB gene encoding LPS export ABC transporter ATP-binding protein produces MTAPAAMPPVTATSQRPELTAQGLTKSYGRRPVVRGVDFTVRPGEIVALFGPNGAGKTTTFYMLVGFIRPGGGRIMLGSRDVTRMPMHERARMGLGYLPQEPSAFRKLSARDNLLAILEYQGLPRAEQEARADALLAEFGLTHLRGNLAYQLSGGERRRLELARALTTDPDYLLLDEPFTGVDPKSIREIQRLIRELRDRRGIGVFITDHNVRETIALTDRVYLMFDGEVKFSGTPAEFAADEDARRHYLGEDFEL; encoded by the coding sequence GTGACCGCCCCCGCCGCCATGCCCCCCGTCACGGCCACCTCCCAGCGCCCCGAACTCACGGCCCAGGGGCTGACCAAGAGTTATGGGCGGCGTCCGGTGGTGCGCGGAGTGGATTTCACGGTGCGGCCCGGCGAGATCGTGGCCCTGTTCGGGCCCAACGGGGCGGGCAAGACCACCACCTTCTATATGCTGGTGGGCTTTATTCGTCCGGGGGGAGGCCGCATCATGCTGGGCAGCCGCGACGTGACCCGCATGCCCATGCACGAGCGGGCGCGGATGGGCTTGGGCTACCTGCCGCAGGAGCCGAGTGCCTTTCGCAAGCTTTCCGCCCGCGACAACCTGCTCGCCATCCTGGAATACCAGGGCCTGCCGCGCGCAGAGCAGGAGGCCCGCGCCGACGCCCTGCTGGCCGAGTTTGGCCTGACGCATTTGCGTGGCAACCTGGCCTACCAGCTTTCTGGGGGTGAGCGCCGCCGCCTGGAACTGGCCCGCGCGCTGACCACCGATCCCGACTACCTGCTGCTCGACGAACCCTTTACCGGCGTAGATCCCAAAAGCATCCGGGAGATTCAGCGCCTGATCCGCGAACTGCGGGACCGCCGCGGAATAGGCGTCTTTATCACGGACCACAACGTGCGCGAGACCATCGCCCTGACCGACCGGGTGTACCTGATGTTCGACGGTGAGGTGAAGTTCTCGGGCACGCCGGCCGAGTTCGCGGCGGACGAGGACGCCCGGCGGCACTACCTCGGCGAAGACTTCGAGCTGTAA
- a CDS encoding DUF3084 domain-containing protein: MLWLFLPFVVILSGVVAYAADTIARKAGRKHLRWFGLRPKSTALLVAVLSGMGISAASLAAFLLLNHSAVNTIAQADQLRPQINALRDEVKAVQRDLNGVQRERDTARREAGVLRQEREVAQAGLIQATGDLKAAQEARDTAQRQAQTLQARVTELTRLRETLEKQAEESRKRLAQSEADLGASRERARVLGGRVQALDAQLAALDNRAAQAEARAGEAAQRAAQAGTRAQEAQARVTKLDEQVQVLERSRREVLGQRDVLARERDAAQTARDQAVRAQRQAETARAGAEVQRASAQRERDRLAGERNRLAAERNRLAAERNRLAAARDRLQAERDAAARSRDAAVRARDAATQAQQAATAARDAAVRTRDEAVRAQQAAAQAQRTATQARDAATQARDAATQARDAATRDRDAALSERDRVRGEIAALRKQQATLTQANADLRKANESLASDLATTRKSLGKLQDEYSSARTELSASRSADLAFLKNDFVYAGVVPGVRNLDTFLQGAASAATGRGAGGAPAARLSAPARSALETKLRGLNASTFVQCRATSNTVVGTPVDLSCDVRPNRVLYRGGVPIRRAAITLGGDTRAVQAQVQNLVQDAVVDLTAKGVPGEYITNQGLDVNEFVDLLTQLSARSGPSATVGIAARDDVRPGSRVDLYPVFP; this comes from the coding sequence GTGCTGTGGCTGTTTTTGCCCTTTGTGGTGATTTTGTCGGGGGTCGTCGCCTATGCGGCCGATACCATCGCGCGCAAGGCGGGGCGCAAGCACCTGCGCTGGTTCGGCCTGCGGCCCAAGAGCACGGCGCTGCTCGTGGCAGTGCTGTCGGGCATGGGCATCAGCGCGGCGAGCCTGGCCGCCTTCTTGCTGCTCAACCACTCGGCCGTGAACACCATCGCGCAGGCCGACCAGTTGCGGCCCCAGATCAATGCCCTGCGCGATGAGGTGAAGGCGGTGCAGCGTGACCTGAACGGCGTGCAGCGCGAGCGTGACACGGCCCGCCGGGAAGCCGGAGTCTTGCGTCAGGAACGCGAGGTGGCCCAGGCGGGGCTGATTCAGGCCACTGGAGATCTGAAAGCGGCCCAGGAGGCGCGAGACACGGCGCAGCGGCAGGCCCAGACCCTGCAGGCCCGTGTGACGGAACTGACCCGGCTCCGGGAGACGCTGGAAAAACAGGCCGAGGAGAGCCGCAAGAGGCTGGCGCAGTCGGAGGCAGATCTGGGCGCGAGCCGGGAACGGGCCCGCGTGCTGGGGGGCCGGGTCCAGGCCCTGGACGCGCAGCTCGCGGCCCTCGACAACCGCGCCGCACAGGCGGAGGCCCGCGCAGGGGAAGCGGCGCAGCGGGCCGCCCAGGCAGGGACGCGGGCGCAGGAGGCGCAGGCCCGGGTCACGAAACTCGACGAGCAGGTGCAGGTCCTGGAACGCTCGCGGCGGGAGGTGCTGGGGCAGCGTGACGTCCTGGCCCGTGAGCGCGACGCAGCCCAGACCGCCCGGGATCAGGCTGTGCGGGCGCAGCGGCAGGCCGAGACAGCCCGCGCGGGCGCTGAGGTGCAGCGGGCCTCGGCCCAGCGCGAACGGGACCGACTGGCGGGGGAGCGCAACCGTCTGGCAGCCGAGCGCAACCGTCTGGCGGCCGAACGCAACCGCCTCGCCGCTGCCCGGGACCGGCTGCAGGCCGAGCGCGACGCGGCGGCCCGGTCCCGTGACGCCGCCGTGCGCGCCCGCGACGCGGCCACCCAGGCGCAGCAGGCGGCCACCGCCGCGCGGGACGCGGCCGTGAGAACGCGGGACGAGGCGGTGCGCGCCCAGCAGGCGGCAGCCCAGGCGCAACGCACAGCCACCCAGGCCCGTGACGCAGCCACCCAGGCCCGTGACGCGGCCACCCAGGCCCGTGACGCGGCCACCCGCGACCGAGACGCGGCCCTGAGCGAGCGGGACCGGGTGCGCGGTGAGATTGCGGCGCTGCGCAAGCAGCAGGCGACCCTGACCCAGGCCAACGCGGACCTGCGCAAGGCCAATGAGTCGCTCGCCAGTGACCTCGCCACCACCCGCAAGAGCCTGGGCAAGTTGCAAGACGAGTATTCCAGCGCCCGCACCGAACTCAGCGCCAGCCGCAGCGCAGACCTCGCCTTTCTCAAAAATGACTTCGTGTACGCGGGCGTGGTGCCGGGGGTACGCAACCTCGACACCTTCTTGCAGGGGGCGGCCTCAGCGGCCACAGGCCGGGGCGCGGGCGGCGCTCCGGCGGCGCGCCTGAGTGCCCCGGCCCGCTCAGCGCTGGAAACCAAGCTGCGTGGCCTGAACGCCAGTACCTTCGTACAGTGCCGGGCAACCAGCAACACGGTGGTGGGCACGCCGGTGGACCTCTCCTGCGACGTGCGGCCCAACCGGGTACTGTACCGGGGCGGGGTGCCCATCCGCCGCGCGGCGATCACCCTGGGCGGAGACACCCGCGCCGTTCAGGCCCAGGTGCAGAACCTCGTGCAAGACGCCGTGGTGGACCTGACCGCCAAGGGTGTGCCGGGCGAGTACATCACCAACCAGGGCCTGGACGTCAACGAGTTCGTGGACCTGCTCACCCAGCTCTCGGCCCGCTCGGGACCCAGCGCCACCGTGGGCATCGCTGCCCGCGACGACGTGCGGCCGGGCAGTCGGGTGGACCTCTACCCGGTCTTTCCCTGA
- a CDS encoding ABC transporter substrate-binding protein, with protein sequence MRPLARFLLLPLLLGSAAAAPIKIEFWHAMEGVQGTVAGYAQAFNRAQSQYEVVPRSVGNYRELLPQLQAAVKAGKAPALAQVEFTQFPRLVADGALADLTQEAAALSSDLLRDLYAPVWRAGEVGGRRYGLPWNVSVPVLMYNAGTLKRAGVGAPQTWAEVEAVSRKLATGGRQPLVAAADAWTFEANVTSRGGSLVVNGKPNLNGPEAVEALTQMSRMTSAGLAQPRNLSEAVRAAFDFARGHNVFVPASVANWTDARKLPFFQLGIAPFPCEKVGTCTVPLGGAHLVVPKGASASQQAGAVAFWQFLMDPARLADWVKTTAYAPPRRAVTPLLGDWYARNPQLKAAHAQLERAVPRPTAPDYGEWTGYLEEAIAAATGGKQSAKAALDEAQRRAAR encoded by the coding sequence ATGCGTCCTCTTGCCCGGTTCCTGCTGCTGCCCCTGCTGCTGGGGAGTGCGGCGGCCGCTCCCATCAAGATCGAATTCTGGCATGCGATGGAAGGCGTGCAGGGCACGGTGGCAGGGTACGCCCAGGCCTTCAACCGCGCGCAGTCGCAGTATGAGGTGGTGCCGAGATCGGTGGGCAACTACCGCGAACTGCTGCCGCAGCTTCAGGCCGCTGTCAAGGCAGGCAAGGCTCCGGCCCTGGCGCAGGTGGAATTTACGCAATTTCCCCGGCTGGTGGCGGACGGGGCGCTCGCGGACCTGACGCAGGAGGCGGCCGCGCTGTCCAGCGACCTCCTGCGGGACCTGTACGCCCCGGTGTGGCGAGCGGGAGAGGTGGGGGGCAGGCGTTACGGGCTGCCCTGGAACGTCTCGGTTCCGGTTTTGATGTACAACGCAGGTACACTCAAACGTGCGGGGGTCGGTGCGCCGCAGACCTGGGCCGAGGTGGAGGCCGTGAGCCGCAAGCTGGCGACGGGCGGACGTCAACCCCTGGTGGCGGCGGCAGACGCCTGGACCTTTGAGGCGAACGTTACCTCGCGTGGAGGCAGCCTGGTCGTGAATGGTAAGCCCAACCTCAACGGGCCGGAAGCGGTGGAAGCCCTGACGCAGATGTCGCGCATGACCTCCGCCGGACTGGCCCAGCCGCGCAACCTGTCGGAAGCCGTGCGCGCCGCCTTCGACTTTGCGCGGGGGCACAACGTCTTTGTGCCCGCCAGCGTCGCCAACTGGACCGACGCGCGCAAGCTGCCGTTCTTTCAACTGGGCATCGCGCCCTTTCCCTGCGAGAAGGTGGGGACCTGCACCGTGCCCCTCGGCGGCGCGCACCTCGTCGTGCCAAAGGGCGCTTCGGCCAGCCAGCAGGCCGGGGCGGTCGCTTTCTGGCAGTTCCTGATGGATCCGGCCCGCCTCGCCGACTGGGTGAAAACCACCGCCTACGCGCCCCCCCGCCGCGCGGTGACGCCACTGTTGGGCGACTGGTACGCCAGAAATCCGCAGCTGAAGGCCGCCCATGCCCAGCTTGAGCGCGCGGTGCCCCGGCCCACCGCCCCCGATTACGGCGAGTGGACGGGCTACCTCGAAGAGGCCATCGCGGCGGCCACGGGCGGCAAGCAGAGCGCCAAGGCCGCCCTGGATGAGGCGCAGCGAAGGGCGGCGCGGTAG
- a CDS encoding carbohydrate ABC transporter permease has translation MNLRRTNPALYFLQRSLFYLLVIVIAFYLLFPFVWAVLTSFRRSGDLFLQPLDFVRAPSTLSNYAQVFANSSFQRGLAFSLLVAVFSVLVSLLFGSFAAYALGRFKFRGKSLIMYIILAVSVFPQIAVLGGLFTLVRATNTYNNPIALIFSYLIFTIPFTVWVLTSFVRDIPGELEEAALVDGASPLQTLFRVLFPVMMPALVTTGLLAFINAWNEYLFALTFMSSNRTVPVVIANYSGASQYEQPWGPIMAASIVVTVPLIALVLIFQRNIVSGLTAGAVKG, from the coding sequence ATGAACCTGAGACGCACCAACCCCGCCCTGTATTTCCTTCAGCGCAGCCTGTTTTACCTGCTCGTTATCGTCATCGCCTTTTATTTGCTCTTTCCCTTTGTGTGGGCGGTCTTGACCAGCTTCCGGCGTTCGGGCGACCTCTTTTTGCAGCCCCTGGACTTCGTGCGCGCGCCCTCAACCCTCAGCAACTACGCGCAGGTGTTTGCCAATTCCAGCTTTCAACGCGGCCTGGCGTTCAGCCTCCTGGTCGCCGTCTTCTCGGTGCTGGTCAGCCTGCTGTTTGGATCCTTTGCAGCTTATGCGCTGGGACGGTTCAAGTTCCGGGGCAAGAGCCTGATCATGTACATCATTCTTGCGGTCAGCGTGTTTCCGCAGATTGCCGTGCTGGGTGGGCTGTTCACGCTGGTGCGGGCCACCAACACCTACAACAACCCCATCGCCCTGATTTTCAGCTACCTGATCTTTACCATTCCCTTTACAGTGTGGGTGCTGACTTCCTTCGTCCGCGACATTCCGGGTGAACTGGAGGAGGCCGCGCTGGTGGACGGCGCCTCGCCACTGCAAACCCTCTTCCGGGTGCTGTTTCCGGTGATGATGCCCGCACTCGTGACCACAGGGCTGCTGGCCTTTATCAACGCCTGGAACGAGTACCTGTTCGCGCTGACGTTTATGAGCAGCAACCGCACGGTGCCCGTGGTGATTGCGAACTACTCTGGTGCGTCGCAGTACGAGCAACCTTGGGGGCCGATCATGGCCGCGAGCATCGTGGTGACGGTGCCGCTGATCGCCCTCGTGCTGATCTTCCAGCGCAACATCGTCTCGGGTCTGACGGCAGGGGCCGTGAAGGGCTGA